A stretch of the Mycobacterium sp. ITM-2016-00317 genome encodes the following:
- a CDS encoding cytochrome P450, translating into MSVQPKVDRCEQAVVTLGESFIQNPHATYAQLRRQGAVHRVRMASGAEAWLVTRYAEARSLLNDPRLKKNGAAASRLFPPGATTVGSVLGDNMLFRDPPDHTRLRRFVSAAFTARSVRRLRSTIVEIADELLDSMAEKSPGRVDLMQSLALPLPIRVIGELLGVPAVASTRFSTLVMPVFNTSSPEAKAGAQAELTELLQTIIAAKREQHSDDVLGHLVHLRDDGDQLSEKELLGTAFLLITAGYETTVNLIANAVLALLRHPDQLAALRADRSLLPAAVEETLRCESPLNTATVRFTSTPVTVDGTQIPAGELVMIALLGANHDERQFRNADQFDIFRNDNRNLAFGHGIHHCIGAPLARMEAQIALDRLLSRFDRIELVEGGPLPYRSSMLMRGLVHLPVRIGAR; encoded by the coding sequence ATGAGCGTGCAGCCGAAAGTTGATCGATGCGAGCAGGCCGTGGTGACGCTGGGGGAGTCGTTCATCCAGAACCCGCACGCGACCTACGCCCAGTTGCGCCGGCAGGGCGCGGTGCATCGGGTACGCATGGCGAGCGGTGCCGAGGCCTGGCTGGTCACTCGTTACGCCGAGGCCCGAAGTCTGCTCAATGATCCGCGGCTGAAGAAGAACGGTGCCGCCGCAAGCCGTCTCTTCCCGCCGGGGGCGACCACCGTCGGTTCGGTGCTGGGCGACAACATGCTGTTTCGGGACCCACCGGACCACACGAGGTTGCGTCGGTTCGTCAGCGCGGCGTTCACCGCGCGGTCCGTGCGCAGACTGCGTTCCACCATTGTGGAGATCGCGGACGAACTGCTGGACTCGATGGCCGAAAAGTCCCCGGGGCGCGTCGATCTGATGCAGTCGCTGGCGCTGCCGTTGCCGATTCGCGTGATCGGTGAACTGCTCGGCGTCCCGGCGGTCGCGAGCACCCGGTTCTCCACGCTGGTCATGCCGGTGTTCAACACCAGCAGTCCCGAGGCCAAGGCCGGCGCGCAGGCGGAACTCACAGAACTGCTGCAGACGATCATCGCCGCCAAGCGCGAACAGCACTCCGACGACGTGCTCGGTCACCTCGTCCATCTGCGGGACGACGGTGATCAACTGAGCGAGAAGGAACTGCTGGGAACGGCGTTCCTGTTGATCACCGCCGGTTACGAGACGACGGTGAACCTGATCGCCAATGCCGTGCTGGCGCTGCTGCGCCATCCGGACCAGCTGGCGGCCCTGCGTGCCGACAGGTCACTGTTGCCCGCCGCGGTGGAGGAGACGCTGCGGTGCGAGAGTCCGCTCAACACCGCGACCGTGCGCTTCACCAGCACGCCGGTCACCGTCGACGGTACGCAGATACCGGCGGGCGAACTGGTGATGATCGCGCTGCTGGGGGCCAATCACGACGAACGGCAGTTCCGCAATGCCGACCAGTTCGACATCTTCCGTAACGACAACCGCAATCTCGCCTTCGGCCACGGCATCCACCACTGCATCGGCGCGCCACTGGCGCGGATGGAAGCCCAGATCGCCCTCGACCGGCTGCTGTCGCGGTTCGACCGCATCGAACTGGTCGAAGGCGGACCCTTGCCGTATCGGTCGAGCATGTTGATGCGTGGCCTGGTACACCTTCCGGTGCGCATCGGGGCGCGGTGA
- a CDS encoding ammonium transporter, translated as MTPEVEDALSSMAAVNNEFFYWMSIALMMLIHAGFLAYEIGASRSKNVLATAMKNLLALATIIASFYFVGWFLYNAMPTGFIEMTDAAKAALPWSDNMGPNVQDPASGIFWGAFALFAATTGSIMSGAVLERIRTSGFLVLTVFVGSVVWIVGAAWGWHGAGWMLTELGFHDVGAAGCVHMIAGFGALGILINLGPRIGRFLPDGTAVTIRPHNLPLTMLGLMLIFTGFFGFLMGCVIYGANGFATIYASPTTLSAFAFNTLMGLAGGIIGAYMTSRGEPFWTISGGLAGVIGVASGMDLYHPALGFIIALGAGALIPYMGKLLEKFRIDDVVGAVAVHGGVGLYSILMVGIFLHGYPNTDGNPSVSFWGQAVGALTFAALGFIPTFLLSLGLKKVGLLRIPPEVEEQGLDLSEVPATPYPEGTPVTVMASNGKILVVEEAK; from the coding sequence TTGACACCTGAAGTCGAGGACGCATTGTCGTCCATGGCCGCAGTCAACAACGAGTTCTTCTATTGGATGTCGATCGCGTTGATGATGCTGATCCACGCGGGCTTCCTGGCCTACGAGATCGGCGCTTCGCGGTCGAAGAACGTGCTCGCCACAGCGATGAAGAACCTGCTGGCGCTGGCGACCATCATCGCGTCGTTCTACTTCGTCGGCTGGTTCCTGTACAACGCCATGCCGACCGGTTTCATCGAAATGACCGATGCCGCCAAGGCTGCGTTGCCGTGGAGCGACAACATGGGTCCCAACGTCCAGGACCCCGCCAGCGGCATCTTCTGGGGCGCCTTCGCGTTGTTCGCCGCGACCACCGGTTCGATCATGTCCGGCGCTGTGCTGGAACGGATCCGGACCAGCGGCTTCCTGGTGCTGACGGTGTTCGTGGGTTCGGTGGTCTGGATCGTCGGCGCCGCCTGGGGTTGGCATGGTGCGGGCTGGATGCTCACCGAACTGGGCTTCCACGATGTCGGGGCCGCCGGGTGTGTGCACATGATCGCCGGTTTCGGCGCCCTGGGCATTTTGATCAACCTCGGTCCGCGCATCGGCCGTTTCCTGCCCGACGGCACTGCGGTCACCATCCGGCCGCACAACCTCCCGCTGACCATGCTCGGCCTGATGCTGATCTTCACCGGGTTCTTCGGCTTCCTGATGGGGTGTGTGATCTACGGCGCCAACGGTTTCGCCACCATCTACGCCAGTCCGACCACCCTGTCGGCCTTCGCCTTCAACACCCTGATGGGCCTGGCCGGCGGCATCATCGGCGCATACATGACGTCCCGAGGTGAACCGTTCTGGACCATCTCCGGCGGCCTGGCCGGGGTCATCGGCGTCGCGTCCGGCATGGACCTGTACCACCCCGCACTCGGCTTCATCATCGCCCTGGGCGCCGGCGCGCTCATTCCCTACATGGGCAAGCTGCTGGAGAAGTTCAGGATCGACGACGTGGTCGGCGCGGTGGCCGTGCACGGCGGCGTCGGGCTGTACTCGATCCTGATGGTGGGCATCTTCCTGCACGGCTACCCCAACACCGACGGCAATCCGTCCGTCTCGTTCTGGGGGCAGGCCGTCGGGGCGCTGACCTTCGCGGCACTGGGCTTCATCCCCACCTTCCTGCTGTCGCTTGGGCTCAAGAAGGTTGGGCTGCTGCGGATTCCGCCCGAGGTCGAGGAGCAGGGTCTCGACCTGAGCGAGGTCCCGGCCACGCCGTACCCCGAAGGCACACCGGTGACGGTGATGGCCAGCAACGGCAAGATTCTCGTCGTCGAGGAGGCGAAGTAG
- a CDS encoding DUF3445 domain-containing protein → MISATDLIETFPFPFATDQYRYSTNVEPAGAAVPTPAGRWGERVVDIDSQYEDELGERATILAADPSRYTVLPHMRPACWDAMLTLMREMAASYPDTMSLHRHGGGWRWRNDRLDVLQDFVVGDDASLPAEPLAYIAGQVQEDIVLLDQRDGDLFGDAGVVTFAADWSFGFDVGMTFLEIHGPVPRLRETGVITRAREFLMRLQPGETYRRTNWTLTVGRRLDVSTERYPEWGPDRTTIQTVPDEQFGRLVHLRVEVQHLIRLPESGSICFLIRTYLLPLADLATYAPWRQRTAAVLADLPDDMADYKGIIAYRDRAVSWLRNAG, encoded by the coding sequence GTGATTTCGGCGACCGACCTGATCGAGACGTTTCCGTTCCCCTTCGCCACCGACCAGTACCGGTACAGCACCAACGTGGAACCGGCCGGCGCAGCCGTGCCCACCCCGGCCGGACGCTGGGGGGAGCGGGTCGTCGACATCGACAGCCAGTACGAGGACGAACTCGGCGAGCGCGCAACGATTCTCGCCGCGGATCCCAGCCGGTACACGGTGTTGCCGCACATGAGGCCCGCATGCTGGGACGCGATGCTGACGTTGATGCGGGAGATGGCCGCGAGCTACCCGGACACCATGTCGTTGCACCGGCACGGCGGGGGCTGGCGCTGGCGCAACGACCGGCTCGACGTGCTCCAGGACTTCGTCGTCGGTGACGACGCGTCCCTGCCCGCCGAACCGCTGGCCTACATCGCCGGCCAGGTGCAGGAGGACATCGTGCTGCTCGACCAGCGCGACGGCGATCTGTTCGGTGATGCCGGCGTGGTGACGTTCGCCGCCGACTGGTCGTTCGGGTTCGACGTGGGCATGACGTTTCTGGAGATCCACGGGCCAGTGCCGCGGCTACGCGAGACGGGGGTGATCACCCGCGCCCGCGAGTTCCTGATGCGGCTGCAGCCGGGGGAGACCTACCGGCGTACCAACTGGACGCTGACGGTCGGCCGCCGCCTGGACGTCTCGACCGAGCGCTACCCCGAGTGGGGACCGGACCGGACGACGATCCAGACCGTCCCGGACGAGCAGTTCGGCCGCCTGGTGCACCTGCGCGTCGAGGTGCAGCACCTGATCCGGCTGCCCGAATCCGGGTCGATCTGCTTCCTGATCCGGACCTACCTGCTGCCGCTGGCCGACCTGGCCACCTATGCGCCGTGGCGGCAGCGCACCGCGGCGGTGCTGGCCGATCTGCCCGACGACATGGCCGATTACAAGGGCATCATCGCCTACCGGGACCGCGCGGTGTCCTGGCTGCGCAACGCCGGCTGA
- a CDS encoding PDR/VanB family oxidoreductase: MTTMKLVVADVDDTIADIRTLTLRHPDDAPLPSFTPGSHVVIECGGRGAPANAYSLTGDGISPDAYVISVLRAGTDGAPSGSRWIHEEIGVGDTVAATPPRSAFAPVLRARRHLLVAAGIGITPMVSHLRSARRWGRDTRLLYIHRPGRGAYVDTVRELAARASIHTRRAAFVTELSSALADQPLGTHLYICGPRSFIEFVTTAAAELGWPASRVHAEHFGADALDPGEPFTVRLSSSAEEFTVDAGVSLLDALESRGVDVPNLCRRGVCGECRIPVARGVVTHRDLYLSDDEKRSGDSMMACVSRAHGETLELAL, translated from the coding sequence ATGACCACAATGAAGCTCGTGGTCGCGGATGTCGACGACACGATCGCCGACATCCGGACCCTGACACTGCGCCACCCGGACGACGCGCCGCTGCCGTCGTTCACTCCCGGCAGCCACGTCGTGATCGAGTGCGGCGGACGGGGTGCGCCGGCCAACGCGTATTCGCTGACCGGCGACGGGATCAGCCCGGACGCCTATGTGATCTCGGTGCTGCGCGCGGGCACCGACGGCGCACCGAGCGGCTCCCGGTGGATCCACGAGGAAATCGGCGTCGGGGACACGGTGGCTGCCACGCCACCGCGCAGCGCGTTCGCCCCGGTGTTGCGAGCGCGCCGACACCTGCTGGTGGCGGCCGGTATCGGCATCACCCCGATGGTGTCGCATCTGCGCAGCGCCAGGCGGTGGGGGCGCGACACCCGGTTGCTCTACATCCATCGGCCCGGACGGGGCGCCTACGTCGACACCGTCCGGGAGCTCGCCGCGCGCGCCTCGATCCACACCCGGCGCGCGGCGTTCGTCACCGAATTGTCCTCTGCGCTGGCCGATCAGCCGCTGGGGACGCACCTCTACATCTGCGGTCCGCGCTCGTTCATCGAGTTCGTCACGACAGCTGCGGCAGAACTCGGCTGGCCGGCCAGCCGAGTGCACGCCGAACACTTCGGGGCCGACGCGCTCGACCCGGGCGAGCCGTTCACCGTGCGGCTGTCGTCCAGCGCCGAGGAGTTCACCGTCGATGCCGGGGTCTCGTTGCTCGACGCGCTGGAAAGCCGAGGCGTCGACGTGCCCAACCTGTGCCGCCGGGGGGTGTGCGGCGAGTGCCGGATCCCGGTGGCGCGCGGCGTGGTCACCCACCGCGATTTGTACCTGTCCGACGACGAGAAACGTTCGGGCGATTCGATGATGGCCTGCGTGTCGCGGGCCCACGGCGAGACTCTGGAGTTGGCACTGTGA
- a CDS encoding dimethylamine monooxygenase subunit DmmA family protein, producing the protein MRPALELTSVPVWATGETLPGADLTGRAWTIIAFGAAGQQAAQRWCEEIAAAGGEFNVRLHEVPDGPADGPAGDALRADLATAQVGWRLMMAGPAVSCLRLRAAAVAAGVADDEMTVASTDVTRRAVQCVHCRTVTVAAVELEDVVVCSGCQRNLLVHYHVSRRQGAHLGYMVDAEKQVV; encoded by the coding sequence ATGAGACCTGCGCTGGAACTGACCAGCGTTCCCGTCTGGGCGACCGGCGAGACCCTTCCGGGCGCCGATCTCACCGGACGCGCCTGGACGATCATCGCGTTCGGCGCCGCCGGACAGCAGGCCGCTCAGCGGTGGTGCGAGGAGATCGCCGCCGCCGGAGGCGAATTCAACGTCCGGCTGCACGAGGTACCCGACGGGCCCGCCGACGGTCCGGCCGGCGACGCGTTGCGCGCCGATCTCGCCACGGCCCAGGTCGGCTGGCGGCTGATGATGGCCGGGCCGGCGGTGTCCTGCCTGCGGCTGCGGGCTGCGGCCGTCGCGGCCGGTGTCGCCGACGACGAGATGACGGTGGCCTCCACCGACGTGACCCGGCGCGCGGTGCAGTGCGTGCACTGCCGGACCGTCACCGTCGCAGCGGTGGAGCTGGAAGACGTTGTGGTCTGTTCCGGCTGCCAGCGGAATCTGCTTGTGCACTACCACGTTTCGCGACGTCAGGGCGCGCACCTCGGGTACATGGTCGACGCCGAGAAGCAGGTGGTGTGA
- a CDS encoding FAD-dependent oxidoreductase, which translates to MPAHTLVIGAGIAGLATAVALRRSGHDVSVIEQRTDISSGAGISIWPNALAALDRIGLGDGVRQAGGQVTAGAIRWRDGSWLRRPYAERMVHALGEPLVVVRRSALTDILLGALPPGAVRTGTAVTGLSVGEAAPRVTLSDGTVAEADAVVGADGVNSLIARTLNGRLPGRYVGYTAWRGIAAYSLDPDLAGETIAAGTQVGHVPLGPDHTYWFATERTPEGGRAPGGEHAYLTAKFSGWADPIPALLAATDPDEVLRNDLYDRAQPRRWSTGRAVLVGDAAHPMRPHLGQGGCQALEDAAILARFVELCPDLATAFDRFGVFRRRRVRPLVREAAAIGRVVNMRPTVLSGVAGRATAVIPEKLMTRHLASIAAGSAFVLPTAANVR; encoded by the coding sequence ATGCCGGCGCACACCCTCGTGATCGGCGCGGGCATCGCCGGGCTGGCCACGGCGGTGGCGCTGCGCCGCAGCGGGCACGACGTGAGCGTGATCGAACAACGCACCGACATCAGTTCGGGTGCGGGGATCAGCATCTGGCCGAACGCGCTCGCCGCACTCGACCGGATCGGGCTGGGCGACGGCGTGCGGCAGGCCGGTGGGCAGGTGACCGCCGGGGCGATCCGATGGCGGGACGGCTCGTGGCTGCGGCGCCCCTACGCGGAACGCATGGTGCACGCACTCGGCGAACCGTTGGTGGTGGTGCGCCGGTCGGCGCTCACCGACATTCTTCTGGGCGCGCTCCCGCCGGGCGCCGTGCGGACCGGGACGGCGGTGACCGGCCTGTCCGTCGGCGAGGCCGCCCCGCGCGTCACGCTGTCGGACGGGACCGTCGCCGAGGCCGATGCCGTCGTCGGTGCCGACGGGGTGAACTCGTTGATCGCGCGCACCCTCAACGGGCGGCTGCCCGGCCGCTATGTCGGCTACACCGCCTGGCGCGGCATCGCGGCCTACTCGCTGGATCCGGACCTGGCAGGAGAGACCATCGCCGCGGGCACACAGGTCGGCCATGTCCCGCTCGGTCCGGACCACACCTATTGGTTCGCCACCGAACGCACGCCCGAGGGCGGCAGGGCGCCCGGTGGCGAGCACGCCTACCTGACCGCGAAGTTCTCCGGATGGGCCGACCCGATCCCCGCGTTACTGGCCGCGACGGACCCCGACGAGGTGCTGCGCAACGATCTGTACGACCGCGCTCAGCCCCGCCGCTGGTCCACCGGGCGCGCGGTCCTCGTCGGCGATGCCGCGCATCCCATGCGCCCCCACCTGGGCCAGGGTGGGTGTCAGGCGCTGGAGGACGCGGCGATCCTGGCGAGGTTCGTCGAACTGTGCCCGGATCTCGCGACCGCCTTCGACAGGTTCGGGGTGTTCCGGCGTCGGCGGGTGCGCCCGCTGGTGCGCGAGGCCGCGGCGATCGGCCGTGTGGTCAACATGCGGCCGACGGTGCTCAGCGGCGTCGCCGGCCGGGCGACCGCGGTCATCCCGGAAAAGTTGATGACCCGTCACCTGGCCTCGATCGCGGCCGGTTCCGCGTTCGTCCTGCCAACAGCTGCGAACGTGCGCTGA
- a CDS encoding transglycosylase family protein: MNVRTAVNKGLLAAAISGALAVVPMALGGATATAHADTVNWDAIAQCESGGNWAINTGNGHAGGLQFKPATWSANGGVGDPARAPRHEQIRVAENVLRTQGLKAWPKCGAKGLAAQVWGNPATTAPAAVPVSAPGKANGCATMPTSVFGGVLDLRKMCTALFTPRSAR; encoded by the coding sequence ATGAACGTTCGTACCGCAGTCAACAAGGGCCTTCTGGCCGCCGCGATCTCCGGAGCCCTGGCTGTCGTGCCGATGGCCCTGGGAGGCGCCACCGCGACAGCGCACGCCGACACCGTCAACTGGGACGCGATCGCGCAGTGCGAGTCGGGCGGCAACTGGGCGATCAACACCGGCAACGGGCACGCCGGCGGGCTGCAGTTCAAGCCGGCCACCTGGTCGGCCAACGGCGGCGTCGGCGACCCCGCCCGGGCGCCGCGGCACGAGCAGATCCGCGTGGCCGAGAACGTGCTGCGCACCCAGGGCCTGAAGGCCTGGCCGAAGTGCGGCGCGAAGGGCCTGGCCGCACAGGTGTGGGGCAACCCGGCCACGACGGCCCCGGCCGCGGTCCCCGTCTCGGCGCCCGGCAAGGCCAACGGCTGCGCCACGATGCCCACGTCGGTCTTCGGTGGCGTGCTGGACCTCCGCAAGATGTGCACGGCGCTGTTCACCCCGCGCTCGGCCCGCTGA
- the mobA gene encoding molybdenum cofactor guanylyltransferase, with amino-acid sequence MTSSLPLAAVVLAGGASRRMGRDKATLSVDGPSGPTTLVERAVSVVCQRCDPVFVVAAPGQALPDLDAVVLRDEILGVGPLLATGRGLRAAAEAGHGHAFVSAVDMPALTTAVIDALTGPAERSGADVVLPWDGRDHYLAGIYRTSLHTVVADLLSAGERSMRALVNAVDTQRIVLPEQPALANVNTTDELAAIQPPRLG; translated from the coding sequence GTGACGTCCTCGCTGCCACTGGCCGCCGTTGTCCTCGCCGGTGGCGCGTCACGGCGGATGGGCCGGGACAAGGCCACTCTGTCCGTCGACGGCCCCTCCGGCCCTACCACGCTGGTCGAACGCGCGGTGTCCGTGGTTTGTCAGCGGTGTGACCCCGTTTTCGTCGTCGCCGCACCAGGTCAGGCGTTACCCGACCTGGATGCGGTCGTACTGCGCGACGAGATCCTCGGTGTCGGGCCGCTGCTGGCCACCGGGCGGGGACTGCGCGCTGCGGCCGAGGCCGGCCACGGTCACGCCTTCGTCAGCGCCGTGGACATGCCCGCGCTGACCACCGCGGTGATCGACGCCCTCACCGGTCCCGCCGAGCGATCGGGCGCCGATGTCGTGCTGCCGTGGGACGGACGCGACCACTACCTCGCGGGTATCTACCGCACCTCTCTGCACACCGTCGTCGCCGACCTGCTGAGCGCAGGGGAGCGCAGCATGCGTGCTCTGGTGAACGCGGTCGACACCCAGCGGATCGTGCTGCCCGAGCAGCCTGCGCTCGCGAACGTCAACACGACCGACGAGCTCGCCGCGATCCAACCCCCGCGTTTGGGCTAG
- a CDS encoding 2-oxoacid:ferredoxin oxidoreductase subunit beta, translating to MTDLIGSDHRDLGLTALTKTGLVPTTDQPQKSKDFTTDQEVRWCPGCGDYVILNTIRNFLPELGLRRENIAFVSGIGCSSRFPYYLETYGFHSIHGRAPTIATGLALAREDLSVWVVTGDGDALSIGGNHLIHALRRNINITILLFNNRIYGLTKGQYSPTSETGKVTKSTPMGSLDYPFNPVSLALGAEATFVGRALDSDRKGLTEVLRGAAQHRGAALVEIMQDCPIFNDGSFDALRKEGAEDRLINIAHGEPITFGADGEYAVVKSGFGLEIAKTADVPADQIVVHDATIDDPAYAFALSRLSEQNLDHMVMGIFRQVSKPTYDDAARAQLTAAQEAKPHDTAALQSLLRGKDTWTVG from the coding sequence ATGACCGACCTGATCGGCAGCGACCATCGAGACCTCGGCTTGACGGCTCTGACGAAGACCGGCCTGGTCCCGACGACCGACCAGCCGCAGAAGTCCAAGGACTTCACCACCGACCAAGAGGTCCGCTGGTGCCCCGGCTGCGGTGACTACGTCATCCTCAACACGATCCGCAACTTCCTGCCCGAGCTGGGTCTGCGGCGCGAGAACATCGCGTTCGTCAGCGGCATCGGCTGCTCCAGCCGGTTCCCGTACTACCTGGAGACCTACGGGTTCCACTCGATCCACGGCCGTGCGCCGACCATCGCCACCGGTCTCGCGCTGGCGCGCGAGGACCTCTCGGTGTGGGTCGTCACCGGTGACGGCGACGCGCTGTCGATCGGCGGCAACCACCTGATCCACGCGCTGCGCCGCAACATCAACATCACGATCCTGCTGTTCAACAACCGGATCTACGGTCTGACCAAGGGGCAGTACTCGCCGACGTCGGAGACCGGCAAGGTCACCAAGTCGACGCCGATGGGCTCGCTGGACTACCCGTTCAACCCGGTCTCCCTGGCGCTGGGCGCCGAGGCGACCTTCGTCGGGCGTGCGCTGGACTCCGACCGCAAGGGCCTGACCGAGGTGTTGCGCGGTGCCGCACAGCATCGCGGTGCGGCGCTGGTGGAGATCATGCAGGACTGCCCGATCTTCAACGACGGCTCGTTCGACGCGCTGCGTAAGGAAGGCGCCGAGGACCGGCTGATCAACATCGCCCACGGTGAGCCGATCACGTTCGGCGCCGACGGTGAGTACGCCGTGGTCAAGTCCGGGTTCGGCCTGGAGATCGCCAAGACCGCCGACGTGCCTGCTGACCAGATCGTGGTGCACGACGCCACCATCGACGATCCGGCATACGCGTTCGCGCTGTCGCGGTTGAGCGAGCAGAACCTCGACCACATGGTGATGGGCATCTTCCGACAGGTCAGCAAGCCGACCTACGACGACGCCGCCCGCGCTCAGCTGACCGCCGCACAGGAAGCCAAGCCTCACGACACCGCAGCCCTGCAGTCGTTGCTGCGCGGCAAGGACACCTGGACCGTCGGCTGA
- a CDS encoding 2-oxoacid:acceptor oxidoreductase subunit alpha, giving the protein MEGRRVGENGNAAATPRQKLEKVVIRFAGDSGDGMQLTGDRFTTEAALFGNDLATQPNYPAEIRAPQGTLPGVSSFQIQIADYDILTAGDRPDVLVAMNPAALKANVSDLPHGGLIIANSDEFTKRNLAKVGYDSNPLESDELSDYVVQAVPMTTLTLGAVESIGATKKDGQRAKNMFALGLLSWMYGRELEHSETFIREKFARKPEVAEANVLALKAGWNFGETTEAFATTYEVAPAKLKTGEYRQISGNTALAYGIVAAGRLSDLQVVLGTYPITPASDILHELSKHKNFNVLTFQAEDEIAGIGAAIGASYGGALGVTSTSGPGISLKSEAIGLAVMTELPLIVIDVQRGGPSTGLPTKTEQADLLQALFGRNGESPVAVLAPRSPSDCFDIAVEAVRIAVDYRTPVMILSDGAIANGSEPWAIPDISTYEPIKHTFAKEGEPFQPYARDPETLARQFAIPGTPGLAHRIGGLESANGSGNISYEPKNHDLMVRLRNEKIAGIAVPDLAVDDPTGDAELLMLGWGSSYGPIGEACRRARRNGIKVAHAQLQYLNPFPANLGEVLRKYPKVVLPEMNLGQLALLLRGRYLVDVQSVTKVEGMAFLADEVEGIIDAALEGTLGDKEIEKAKFARLAAATIEAPAGDATGVGANA; this is encoded by the coding sequence ATGGAAGGCAGGCGAGTGGGAGAGAACGGCAACGCGGCCGCAACGCCTCGGCAGAAGCTCGAGAAGGTCGTCATCCGGTTCGCCGGCGACTCCGGCGACGGCATGCAGCTGACCGGCGATCGCTTCACCACCGAGGCGGCGCTGTTCGGCAACGACCTCGCCACCCAGCCGAACTACCCGGCCGAGATCCGGGCGCCACAGGGCACCCTGCCGGGGGTGTCGTCGTTCCAGATCCAGATCGCCGACTACGACATCCTCACCGCCGGTGACCGCCCCGACGTGCTGGTGGCGATGAACCCCGCCGCGCTCAAGGCCAACGTCTCCGATCTGCCGCACGGCGGCCTGATCATCGCGAACTCCGACGAGTTCACCAAGCGCAACCTCGCCAAGGTCGGCTACGACAGCAATCCGCTGGAGAGCGACGAGCTGTCCGACTACGTCGTGCAGGCCGTCCCGATGACCACGCTGACCCTCGGCGCCGTCGAATCCATCGGCGCGACCAAGAAGGACGGCCAGCGCGCCAAGAACATGTTCGCCCTCGGGCTGCTGTCCTGGATGTACGGACGCGAGCTCGAGCACAGCGAGACGTTCATCCGCGAGAAGTTCGCCCGCAAGCCCGAGGTCGCCGAAGCCAACGTGCTGGCGCTGAAGGCGGGCTGGAACTTCGGTGAGACCACCGAGGCGTTCGCGACCACCTACGAGGTCGCGCCGGCGAAGCTGAAGACCGGCGAGTACCGCCAGATCTCGGGCAACACCGCGCTGGCCTACGGCATTGTGGCCGCCGGCCGCCTGTCAGACCTGCAGGTGGTGCTGGGCACCTACCCGATCACGCCGGCGTCGGACATCCTCCACGAACTGTCCAAGCACAAGAACTTCAACGTGCTGACGTTCCAGGCCGAGGACGAGATCGCCGGCATCGGTGCCGCCATCGGCGCGTCCTACGGTGGCGCGCTCGGCGTGACCAGCACGTCGGGTCCGGGCATCTCGCTGAAATCCGAAGCGATCGGCCTGGCCGTGATGACCGAGCTGCCGCTGATCGTCATCGACGTGCAGCGCGGCGGACCCTCGACCGGTCTGCCCACCAAGACCGAGCAGGCCGATCTGCTGCAGGCGCTGTTCGGACGCAACGGTGAATCGCCGGTCGCGGTGCTGGCGCCGCGGTCCCCGTCCGACTGCTTCGACATTGCCGTGGAGGCCGTCCGGATCGCTGTCGACTACCGCACGCCGGTGATGATCCTGTCCGACGGCGCGATCGCCAACGGCTCGGAGCCGTGGGCGATCCCGGACATCTCCACCTATGAGCCGATCAAGCACACCTTCGCCAAGGAAGGTGAGCCGTTCCAGCCCTACGCGCGTGATCCCGAGACGCTGGCCCGCCAGTTCGCGATCCCGGGCACCCCGGGCCTCGCGCACCGCATCGGCGGTCTGGAGTCGGCCAACGGTTCGGGCAACATCTCCTACGAGCCCAAGAACCACGACCTGATGGTCCGGCTGCGCAACGAGAAGATCGCCGGGATCGCGGTACCGGATCTCGCGGTCGACGACCCCACCGGGGACGCCGAACTGCTGATGCTCGGGTGGGGCAGCAGCTACGGCCCGATCGGTGAGGCCTGCCGGCGTGCGCGCCGCAACGGCATCAAGGTCGCGCACGCACAGCTGCAGTACCTGAACCCGTTCCCGGCCAACCTCGGCGAGGTGCTGCGCAAGTACCCCAAGGTGGTCCTGCCGGAGATGAACCTCGGTCAGCTGGCCCTGTTGCTGCGGGGGCGCTACCTCGTGGACGTACAGTCGGTGACCAAGGTGGAAGGTATGGCGTTCCTCGCCGACGAGGTGGAGGGCATCATCGACGCCGCGCTCGAGGGAACGCTCGGCGACAAGGAAATCGAGAAGGCCAAGTTCGCACGACTGGCCGCGGCCACCATCGAGGCCCCGGCAGGCGACGCGACTGGTGTGGGAGCGAACGCATGA